The Branchiostoma floridae strain S238N-H82 chromosome 17, Bfl_VNyyK, whole genome shotgun sequence genome has a window encoding:
- the LOC118404929 gene encoding uncharacterized protein LOC118404929, translated as MADTEMGTGQRSSQRQAYMVWSCLLVLLATTTVLGEDKNESFSIIVKEGEDVILNNCTSQDQGVIWTYKKPGAASYTPQSCPQECDNRCQGRDDVINLPAVSRTCGGSYQYVSSGDDAGIRWKCTYHLQVHYLPLPVNIRNPTPAVFENDRVAITCQTDDLGNPPASFTSPDFPPTSGSEPSTTQIIQSANRDDNGTTFTCTLEYEGQDQNAEAFTRTYEETTSLIVYYLPREVTIKVHNNNATLEEGDNVILECVFGDSYPRPSVTWWKNGRKLPGETSTTLELRSLKVVDKGEYMCDTTVNALGQERSKRSAAVFLNVTGTPNTGTGPPIVPSALPFTSGLPVSTIGTIAGVAGVLLLVVIAIASVICIRQKRRNPDRGGEEQIDGRHSNVRYQPNGGCQIGQDVRPLLGNSIAADQDFSHRSSNSSHSNGAKGHKIIIECRDAKIYQSQACDAESLETPSEPSMQLSTLSPSSLPYDTSSSVEPRSDTTPKRAPSDLSLTNEKLPYHRHESSNNDLSQDTRSPDMSPTSEKLLYQKEDSSSGGYPKTVTSTEGGDHTSFSLSSNLEESTNPKRTADSSDPLSLQSHSSLPDNLNVADMISIDSDNASRQTNSNPNILDNGTSNITGVPADSNNLNKPVNKPQPDKSSAIKNLSESSESMEESIVLLGAGGTDQEDPPPMNEDVDSLREKGDEVAITIDLMLKKTPLKTDHLGVSFLRLTELYVNLSYAGHGLNDWKMFAHKLGLDSLHIQVIDGCSSKHNLKPAEIVVYHWQRMADREGSIPCSKEKLREILEEIERHDLIAILDGEQ; from the exons ATGGCCGACACGGAAATGGgaacaggtcaaaggtcatcccAGCGGCAAG CGTACATGGTGTGGTCGTGCCTACTGGTCCTACTGGCCACAACTACAGTCTTAGGGGAGGACAAAAACGAATCCTTTAGCATCATCGTGAAAGAAGGAGAAGACGTCATTCTCAACAATTGTACGTCCCAGGACCAGGGCGTCATCTGGACGTACAAAAAGCCTGGCGCCGCGTCGTACACACCGCAGTCGTGTCCGCAGGAGTGCGACAACCGTTGCCAGGGGcgcgatgacgtcatcaaccttCCCGCGGTCAGTCGAACGTGCGGCGGGTCCTATCAGTACGTCTCTTCTGGCGACGATGCAGGAATCCGTTGGAAGTGTACCTACCACTTACAAGTACACT ACTTGCCCCTCCCAGTCAACATCAGGAACCCCACCCCAGCTGTGTTCGAGAACGACCGCGTGGCCATCACGTGCCAAACTGACGACCTGGGGAATCCGCCAGCGAGTTTCACCAGTCCGGACTTTCCTCCAACGTCAGGTTCCGAGCCCAGCACGACCCAAATTATCCAGTCTGCTAACAGGGATGATAACGGGACAACCTTCACTTGTACCCTTGAGTATGAAGGTCAAGATCAAAATGCTGAAGCCTTCACTCGGACATATGAGGAGACCACCAGTCTTATTGTATACT ATCTTCCAAGAGAAGTCACCATAAAAGTCCACAATAACAACGCAACTCTGGAAGAAGGGGACAACGTCATCTTAGAATGCGTTTTCGGGGACTCTTATCCTCGACCCAGTGTAACGTGGTGGAAGAACGGCAGAAAACTGCCAGGAGAAACTTCAACGACCTTGGAGTTGCGTTCCTTGAAGGTCGTAGACAAAGGAGAGTACATGTGTGACACAACAGTGAATGCTCTTGGCCAAGAGAGATCTAAGAGAAGTGCAGCAGTGTTTCTGAATGTCACTGGTACTCCCAATACTGGAACGG GTCCTCCAATTGTACCATCTGCACTTCCTTTCACCAGTGGCCTTCCAGTATCCACTATTGGCACCATAGCAG GTGTCGCAGGTGTTCTACTACTAGTTGTCATTGCTATAGCGTCAGTCATCTGTATACGCCAGAAAAGGAGGAACCCTGATCGTGGAG GTGAGGAGCAAATAGATGGAAGACACTCGAATGTTCGCTATCAGCCAAATGGAGGCTGCCAAATTGGACAAGATGTT AGACCCTTGCTGGGCAACTCAATTG CTGCTGATCAAGACTTCAGTCACAGATCATCTAACAGTTCACACAGCAACGGAGCGAAAGGACACAAAATCATCATTGAGTGCAGGGATGCAAAAATCTACCAATCACAAGCCT GTGATGCAGAGTCCTTGGAAACCCCCTCAGAGCCATCCATGCAGCTGTCAACCCTTAGTCCATCCTCACTTCCGTATGACACCTCCAGTAGTGTGGAACCTCGGAGTGATACCACCCCCAAGCGGGCCCCATCAGACCTCTCCCTGACCAATGAGAAGCTACCGTATCACCGCCACGAATCGAGCAACAACGACTTGTCCCAGGACACAAGAAGCCCTGACATGTCCCCAACATCCGAGAAGTTACTGTACCAAAAGGAGGACTCGAGCAGTGGCGGCTACCCAAAAACAGTAACAAGCACAGAAGGTGGCGACCACACTTCTTTCTCGCTTTCATCCAATCTCGAGGAAAGCACCAACCCAAAGCGAACTGCAGACTCCAGTGATCCACTGTCTCTCCAATCGCACTCTTCCTTGCCGGACAATTTGAATGTCGCTGATATGATAAGTATAGATAGCGACAACGCATCTAGGCAAACCAACTCAAACCCTAACATACTGGACAACGGTACATCCAACATCACAGGTGTCCCCGCAGACAGTAATAACCTGAACAAACCAGTCAACAAACCACAACCGGACAAAAGCTCGGCAATCAAAAACCTGTCAGAGAGCTCGGAAAgtatggaagagtccattgtacTTTTGGGGGCTGGAGGGACAGACCAAGAAGACCCGCCACCCATGAATGAAGATGTTGACTCTCTGAGGGAAAAAGGAGATGAG GTGGCCATCACTATAGACCTGATGTTGAAGAAGACACCACTGAAGACAGACCACCTTGGCGTTTCTTTTCTTAGGTTGACAGAACTGTATGTAAACCTGTCATACGCTGGCCACGGCCTCAATGATTGGAAAATGTTTGCTCATAAACTTG GTTTGGACAGTCTGCATATCCAGGTGATTGACGGTTGTAGCTCCAAGCACAACTTAAAGCCAGCAGAGATTGTTGTCTACCACTGGCAGCGCATGGCAGACAGAGAGGGCAGCATTCCTTGTAGCAAAGAGAAACTAAGAGAGATTCTGGAGGAAATTGAAAGGCATGACTTAATTGCCATATTAGATGGGGAACAATAA